Proteins from one Candidatus Schekmanbacteria bacterium genomic window:
- a CDS encoding flavodoxin family protein, whose translation MKDVKLSDSAKETVEIMLTAWPAIVRERWRDKILHIAKLYGASKGCDEVDDKTLIETIDLWPLSENKWRLKSAIAKSRGESLQMGFKKDMPGFTPSVSSWSAPSEKRIAKSKKEKLKVTAVLGSPRKGGNTDILLDKMLDGAQSAGAETEKIVLSKLDIKFCTGCDACTKKNLENYCTIKDDMTRELYKKFVDCDILIEAFPIYTGRESAMLANYHDRLYGLGRLPWTWETEELRKGAIIVTWGAPGKSSFENVIEHHINLMAWHGIIVEEAVYASFCTEKGIIASDEDGLKKAFEAGRKIVEL comes from the coding sequence ATGAAAGATGTCAAATTATCCGATAGCGCCAAAGAAACTGTTGAGATAATGCTAACTGCATGGCCTGCGATAGTCAGGGAGAGATGGAGAGATAAGATTCTTCATATTGCAAAGCTTTATGGAGCATCGAAGGGGTGTGATGAAGTCGATGATAAAACTTTAATTGAAACCATCGATCTATGGCCCCTTTCTGAAAATAAATGGAGATTGAAATCTGCAATTGCAAAGAGCCGTGGAGAATCTCTCCAAATGGGGTTTAAGAAAGATATGCCGGGTTTCACTCCCTCTGTAAGCTCATGGAGTGCCCCTTCTGAGAAGAGGATTGCAAAGAGCAAAAAAGAAAAACTTAAAGTAACAGCAGTATTGGGAAGTCCTCGAAAGGGTGGTAATACCGATATTTTATTGGATAAAATGCTCGATGGTGCTCAATCGGCTGGCGCAGAAACGGAAAAGATTGTTTTATCAAAGCTTGATATAAAATTTTGTACAGGTTGTGATGCCTGTACAAAAAAGAATCTTGAAAATTATTGCACTATCAAAGATGATATGACTCGTGAACTTTACAAGAAATTTGTTGACTGCGATATCCTTATAGAAGCCTTTCCAATATATACGGGTAGGGAAAGTGCTATGCTTGCCAACTATCACGATAGACTTTATGGATTGGGGCGACTTCCATGGACATGGGAGACAGAGGAGTTGAGAAAAGGTGCGATCATTGTGACTTGGGGCGCACCGGGAAAATCCTCCTTTGAGAATGTAATTGAACACCACATTAATTTAATGGCATGGCACGGCATTATTGTCGAAGAAGCTGTCTATGCCTCCTTTTGCACTGAGAAAGGAATCATTGCTTCAGATGAAGATGGATTGAAAAAGGCATTTGAAGCAGGAAGGAAAATCGTTGAGCTATAA